CCCTATCTTAGTGATGTAGTGAGAATCTCTAACAAGATTTAGTACAAGTCTATGAAGTCTTAAAAAAGACTAActacagaatatttaatttgctgGATTCTGACTCATGTATATCCAACATACACAAAACCTTAGAAATTTGAGAACTTTAACAACAGAAATTCATGCTCTATTACCACTACAACCTATGCCATAAAATCTTTCCATCTTAAATGTTAATTCTGTAATGAGCTAAGCccttaataaatacattttctatcCTATAAGGCCACATCATGCTCTTTAAAATTATCTGTTGCTTTTAAACAGTACATTGTGATATGATGGGTAACATCCTCTAACTCAAACTGCACTTACAGACAGCTAGACTGCAAAAAGACTACCTAGATATTTTGGCATCTCAACATCTGAAACACTGGTAAGACAATTTATGTGAAACAGGCAAAGTAAATAGTACATACCACAACCAGAGGAACTCTGACAGAACTGTTCCGATAAGGCCATTAATGACAATGCACATCCATATGAGTTTGTTTGGAAATTCAAATGCTTCAAACCCAGTATAGTGAAGCAGAAAAAATCCTGGCCACAGCAACAACAGATTAAACAGCCCTACAAAACCTGAATGTGAAAACGGTATTAACGTAAGTAAATCATAATAAAGACTTCTCAGCTTCTTCAAAACTACTACCTTCACTAAACTCTGCTAATCTGACAACATGCATAcataaaacactgttttgttgctgcttttagGCCtttgaagggaaagaaatttaagaaactTTACCTGAAACTGACAAGCAACATTTTGGTCAGGTATTTATACAGTTTTGAGATTTAAAAGATCCTTTGAGTCTAGAAGGACTGTCTACATTCCAATGGATAATGTTATCTTTTGTTGTCAAGACTATAAACAAGAAACAATTCAAACAATCAGTCTCCAAAGAACCAACTGTCATGGGAACAAACAGGTCCTCTCTACTTCCACGCCTTTTCTGGGCCCTTAAACACTTACTCCATAGTTAAGTGCCTGAAAGCAGTTTAATCACACATTGatttaaaactttcttcatTAGTGTTATTAGTCTTACCAAAAAACATTGGAATATCAAGCTTATCTTCTCTGTCTACTTTCCTTTTTATCATTACTATGTACACAGCATACAGCATTGCTCCTATAAGGGACCAAAGGGAACCTGTAAAGATGAGAAATACTTATTTAGGATATACCAAATATGTTACACATTAGGATCGCATTCTTTTAAACATAACTAAATCTCTATTTGACagtttcataattttttattaCCTAATCCattacttcagaaaaagtgttttaaagaagcagaaagcttGAATACCTAAATACTGCCTTAAGCAAGCtatatacataaaaatcatCATCCTAAGTGTCCAGTTTCAGGAGCTCTGAGGCCAGAGTGTGAGTAAGAAATATATATCTTTCTATATGACCTTCTGAGTATTGTCAAGAGTTAGCAATGGTACTCATCGCTGCGTATTTCagggtaaaaataaaaacaaaaaaaaaaaaaaaaccccacacaaaCAAAATACCTATTGTATCTCTTCCAGAAGATTCTTCAGATCCAGAAAGATTAACAAGTACTACACCACCAATgctaacaaaaaagaagaaacacaaaatgcaactttatttatttatttatttattttaagaaaaaaacaaaggtaaggggggggaggtggaaaaaaatcccacataagtgttaaaacttcagattttttttattaacttaaATATACTTCTGGCAAAGTCAAAAggaattctgtttttaagatttGATCCAAaccttaaaaagagagaagaaaaaaaaaacccaccgTTACTGACTTCACTGAACAATGTATCAGGCATTTAATGAAACAGACTGACAAGACATTAAGTGCCAAACCTTTCTTTCCATCTCTACATGAAAGAATccataattaaacaaaaagaaaatgagtccAAATATTTCCTACAGAAATTTAATTATTCTATTTCATAATAGGAGCATGAGATTTGATAATTGTTCACTACacaaagtgtttaaaaaaaagacttcttaaTGCATTTGTTCAACTTATTTGTGGagcaagaatttaaaaaaaaaaacaaacaaaatactgaagcatACCAAATATTGTCATGGATACTGTAGGTATATTTGCCCCCTCACTACATCAGCAAGAGTTTTAATCAAATGTTCCAGTCTATATTCTTACCTTAAAATAACAGCTAACAATTTGGAAAGGGTAAACCTGTCCCCACTGTTACTGGGAAAGACTGCAGCCAAGATTAAAGTAAAAAGTCCTGCAAGAGAATATAAGAAGAGTCTATACAATGAAGCTTTGCAACTATTTTGTTCAGTAAACTACACTgacatttgttctttttatttcacatatttaaCTATTTCATCTTAGTGTTCACAATTTTAATCTGAGATTTCATAAAACTATCATTTTAGGATTTGAATGCCTAAATGAGCAAATACAGGCTCAACTCTGAAAAAggctttcatttatttactaATCAAATAAACTGCGAGAAGCCTGAAAAGTTGGTCTAAATCACGTAATTGTACTTTTAAATTCGATTTTATTAAACAACAGAAACTACTCCCCAAAATACAGACTGCTTCATAATTACAGAATTTAAACCTGGTATTTGGGCCTTTAACAAAATCTGTAAAGAAAGGACTGCAACACACAACATTTAGGTGGTCTACATGCTTTACCTCTAAACACAAACTTATATTTACAAATAGTTAGCAAGAAAATTTTTGCTCTGAATTATATCCACAGCAGGGGAagaagaggggaggagaggaatcACCTTTACTTTAAGCCTATTACACTCCAGGTAGAGCTCTCCACTGTACAGACAAAACCACAGAAGTAtaccaaaacaaaagaattcGAGCAGCAAAAAGGATGGCATCACAATGAAAGTACAGTAATTTTCTATGACACagtgaaatgtttaaaaacacataTTCAATGGTTTTATGTCTTGCCATACCCCTAAAACATTATACAAATCCAACGTAAGCCAAATGATTGTTATGAACAGTCTATTAATGCACATCTGATGGTGTAAGAAAGACTCACCAGAGGTCGAAGACAAGATATTAACTAGCGCAACCTGGGTATCTGATAGAGCTTCTTGGTAAGAGAAATTTGCCAAGAACCactggaaaacaaggaaaataatttagtgACTATAAAGATAGCAATATAATTCATGTTTgtcagtgctttaaaaaactactttaaaaaagtaaaataaaaccaaaaataaaaccagaacacAACAATGAAATAGCATACTTCAGAACTGaaacataattaaataattcaaaattaagTAATTCAAATGAAATGATAATAGCTATTTAGCGGTAACTGAAGGTACCACTTTAGAGGTGCTTTGAGACGATTACTACACTGGGGTTGTAAAGAAATTTCTAGAGAAACCTGGGATGTTAATCAAACTaatgagttttttctttttaaatagagtACTTAAAACAGGTACTGCTCTTCATTCTAAACACCACTTATATTATATACCTCCAAGATATTTTGGAAGAACTCACGTCTGTGAATTCCTTCATAAATATAAAAGCAGCAACTGCTTTATCATCTTTTGGTCAAGATCTCATTATGAAGATTTCCGATATATTTTCAGGGAAGCTACTGCTCTCTGTAGTCTTAATCAGGATTATGTTGTCCAAGAagaaatacacatacacactaGTGACAGCAGCATTCGTGGAAAGCATAAAGAGGAtttgttttgaatataaaaattctACCTTAGAAAGTTTGAGTATACTCAGGGGAAGGGGAAATATATTCAGACATAGagaattttaagttatttttaaaaagctatttgatCCATCCCAAGTCACTAACGAGCGACCGTTTTTCTCTTGAGGCTGTGAATACATTTGTTACGTATTCACACGAGGGTGGagggaataataaaaaataatcagatcaTCTTTTTCCTGTCAATGTATCAACAGCACTATTCTATTTTTATGGAGCACCTCTTGCTGGTGAAAAGCTGCAGTATGTCCACACTGCACATAGCCTGCTCAGCAATATCAGTGTTACTACCATTAAAAAGGCTATTATTGCTGTGCTTCCTACATTTTTACTGTCTCTTAGACGTCCTGCCATGATTGGCTTTCTCTCTCTAAAACTGAGGCATAATGtagaaacaaaaccaagaaattcCTAAATTGTGCAGCCTTCAGCAGAGCTAGACGACCCATAAGTATCATCTCTTCACAGCATTTGAGGGCACAATGCCACAGTGAGGCAAAAGATGTCACTCTTTATATGATGActcataaaaagaaatcagtgatATTTAAGCACAGTGATGTAAGAGCTCACATTCATGTAACCCTAGATTTTATTGCACCAAACATACCTATATTGCACATAGCACCTGCTCTGGAGTATAGTACGAAACCATGGCATAAGTTACAACTGACTTTACAGTTAACTTACACAACCAggatctttttgttttccttcttattcCTGGGTTTACTTACTATATTATGTTTACAAAATGAGGCATAAAGAATACAAGACATCTCAATACCGTACAGGTAAGATAATTTTCACTATTACTataaatttcaattaaattccATAGTTTGATGGAAGAACAGAATACATAccacaaagcaaaagaaaaagctaatttttgCTACTTGAGTTGCAGTGAGTTTTCCTACAGTTTTTAATATTGATTCCTGCTCTTTAACAGTTGGATATGACATGCGAGACAGCTTTGCTTCCAATGCATGGCTTGATGGGAGTTGTCGAATCTCCATAATATTACTGAATCTTACACGAGGCTTTTTAGgagcttaagaaaaaaaaaattgcatataGTCATTAAACTTCTTAAGCCAAAacaatacacacacaaaaatgatgttttaataCTGTATTGATCACAATACTTCACAAACCATATCAAgtttttatacaaataaaaaacttatttttaaggcaGTAGTTTGCTATTTTATAGGCTGCTAATAAGACAAAGCACAACTATTGTCTTAAATCAGTACTGTTGTCCACCCACAAAAGTCTCCTTGAAAAGTGTCCTCCCTCCAGCCTCCCTTCCCTaaacaaacaggaaagagaaagaaaaagaaaaaaaaagaaaaacaaacccttCAAAGCAACAACCAACTTTTAGGCAAGAGTTATTCTGTATTGGTAACATATGCATATAAGATTGACTGTCGACCAATTAAAGAAAAGCATCAAGAAATTGCAAACAGCTATAGCTAACTGCAAGGACAGTCTTTTATTCAAAGGATCAGAGTGCCCAACAAACCCCAAAGCTTAGTAGAGACTATGAGGTCACTTCCTCATTTGGCATCCAACCTCTGTATATAACTAATCTGCGTATCAGGATTAAATTGtttgagattttatttataagAGTGTTATTAATATCCTGtgtaaataaaaagttacaTGTCACTTGCAAATATTTAGGCTAATTTAATCTGAAATAATACCTCATTttctaaagaggaaaataattccaGTAACTCTCAGTGTTTGGTGCATGATATCATAGGAGGACGGCAGAGCCTATCAAAATGGTTCTGAACAAGTCAGCCGTCACCAAGAAATTAACATAAACACAGAAACTTTCCTCTCTATAAacaggggcttttttttttgcagactATCAGGTAATGGATCTTTTTGATAGCCAATATTTCATTAGTCATCTGGGACAGCTACTATCACAAGATAGGGAGGCTTAAATAAAATTGGAATGCACATAGACTGTTAAAATTCTTACTTTGACTGCTTTGCTCCTGCTCTAAAAGGGACaatagtttgtttttccagagGCTGACTCAGTGCTGCTGGTCATACAAGCCCAGAAGGAAAGAATCACAAGTAATGAACCCAGTTGGTCCCTTGAGATAAACATAGGCTGGATCTGTAGTGACCAAGAAAGGTAAACTGAACAAGAGGCCTATGTTTTCTCTACCTGAAAGTAAATACACACAACTGCAACGCTTGTAATAACAGCTTTAAAGGGGtaagggggaagagagagagacacacacagCAAGTCATGCAGTGTGATAGAGGCTATAtgaacaaacaggaaaacaacCCTTTCAAAGAACTGACATTTCACCATTCCAAAAATCTTTACTCACTTTTCTCTGCATCACTATTATTACTGCCACTTTTTTCAGTTGGCAAATCATGAAACTTTACAGGAACATATAAAGGTTCACTCTGAAATGAATCAGTATAAGTAAAATACAGTTAAGCAGGATATTTAAACTAGAAgcagtaaaattaatttagcgtattaggaaacaaaatacaaaaaaaagtttggtgaaatattaacagaattaaattttaagGAGTGTTTTGGCACACTGGGTAGGCTTGTGAAGAAGTCTGTCATACgttatctgtattttatattaaataaaagatgCAGCACTCAGATACAATTAATAGTGCATATATCCTTATGAACATTCcctcaaaattcaaaatacaaattaaaaaagggaaaaacttAAATTCACACAAATTTGAGTCGATCTATAGCTTTTGTTCAAACACTAAATTAGACACAAAATGtataccaaaaaagaaaaatctcaatgCACACTGATTTTTCTCCCATAACCCTGAGTAGTTGATGGACTACAGCTAAGTGTCAAACAAACTTTGGGAAAGGAACTCCAACATACAGAAACTCTTAGCAGAAATTTTGATTGCTTAACTACTTCCAACAAAACTAGTAGTAAGCtgcttatttaaattaaaattagctGTAAAAGAATTCTATTACTTGCATTTTTGTTAGGAACTAGAAAATTTCAGAGTGTAGCTAGGTATCCAGGCTCAATTTAGGTATCCAGATTAATAAGCAGTCTCACCAACAGAGGTGTAAGAAGCCATAATTTATGGAtgataagaaataataataataaaaaaaggcaatCTGGTAATTTAGTTTATCAGCAGAACACCAGCACTGACACTTAATTTGGTAAACTATAATCCCTTCCCATCCACTGGAAGAAAGAAGGCAGTCCATTTTTCACTCAAATTGCAATGCAGGATCACAGTATACAAGACACTCAGCTAACTGAATGATTCTGCTGTATGCCTTAGTCTTGGAAGATGTTTGGCTTTACCACTAGCTCTCCACATTTTGCTTTGGCAGCTACTGAGCTGAACATGTAAAGGCTTCCTTTGTATGACATAGACATTTCTTTCACAGT
This DNA window, taken from Rhea pennata isolate bPtePen1 chromosome 6, bPtePen1.pri, whole genome shotgun sequence, encodes the following:
- the SLC35F5 gene encoding solute carrier family 35 member F5 isoform X1; translation: MVWVFIMNRMSSQSNSSTQRRRMALGIVILLLVDVIWVASSELTSYVFTKYNKPFFSTFAKTSMFVLYLLGFIVWKPWRQQCTRGFRGRHAAFFADAEGYFAACATDNAVNSSLSEPLYVPVKFHDLPTEKSGSNNSDAEKTPKKPRVRFSNIMEIRQLPSSHALEAKLSRMSYPTVKEQESILKTVGKLTATQVAKISFFFCFVWFLANFSYQEALSDTQVALVNILSSTSGLFTLILAAVFPSNSGDRFTLSKLLAVILSIGGVVLVNLSGSEESSGRDTIGSLWSLIGAMLYAVYIVMIKRKVDREDKLDIPMFFGFVGLFNLLLLWPGFFLLHYTGFEAFEFPNKLIWMCIVINGLIGTVLSEFLWLWGCFLTSSLIGTLALSLTIPLSIIADMCMQKVQFSWLFFAGAIPVFFSFFIATLLCHYNNWDPVMVGIRRVFAFICRKHRIQRMPEESEQCESLIPMHNVSQDGESCS
- the SLC35F5 gene encoding solute carrier family 35 member F5 isoform X2 gives rise to the protein MGCLFRTYFLCFYKVQQTLFQYFCKNIHVCSISLGIYCLETMEATVYTWVSWKACSFYAEGYFAACATDNAVNSSLSEPLYVPVKFHDLPTEKSGSNNSDAEKTPKKPRVRFSNIMEIRQLPSSHALEAKLSRMSYPTVKEQESILKTVGKLTATQVAKISFFFCFVWFLANFSYQEALSDTQVALVNILSSTSGLFTLILAAVFPSNSGDRFTLSKLLAVILSIGGVVLVNLSGSEESSGRDTIGSLWSLIGAMLYAVYIVMIKRKVDREDKLDIPMFFGFVGLFNLLLLWPGFFLLHYTGFEAFEFPNKLIWMCIVINGLIGTVLSEFLWLWGCFLTSSLIGTLALSLTIPLSIIADMCMQKVQFSWLFFAGAIPVFFSFFIATLLCHYNNWDPVMVGIRRVFAFICRKHRIQRMPEESEQCESLIPMHNVSQDGESCS